The DNA window TTAATAAGGAGTCAAAGGGTTAGGGGGTTGGAAACTGATTGTTCATCATTGATTCCTATTGacagcattagacgtccaatgcatGGTGCCTCGGAGGGGTGCCATCAATATaacccaatgagttaatactcaAACCTATGGACTTGTGTTTTGTTCTGCTACATTTGACAAAATGCATAATTAGATGCAGAAATGTCCCTTTGTGTTTCATAGATTTTATGTTTCGTGTTGTTTTTGCTTGTATGTGCAGGCATTTTTTCTCAGCTGTCCTCCAGCAGCCATCATGGTCATGGCAGATTGTGTGCATCGACCGTGGTTTCTTCTCAGCAGAGGAGCAACTCTTCATCTTCAAGAATTATTGTAGATCTTAACCAGAAAACAGGTGATATTTGATTGTCCTCTTGTGTGTCCATGATCGGGCTAAACtctatttttggtgtttataatATCTTGGTGTAGGACTTGGGCAGTTTTAAGACAGattgtagattaaaaaaaaaaaggtcaatccAGGTCATCAGCCTTTTCATATTTACCAGATATCAAACATAACATATTACATGGAGCTGATGGAAATTGAAGATTTTGAACAGTCACTCCAAAAGACCAACATTTTCAAGAGGTTTATTTCCCTCCTAGATGTGTTCAACTCAAAAACTAAACtcgcattaaaaaaattaaaatacacataatgagcattaaatatgaaatatatttcAGTTTCTGAACACACCAGCTATCTTAACACTAACATACAACATAATTGGATATGGATAACAAACATTAGCATTGCATTCgtaaaatacactaaaatctgTCACTATATTTTAGCTTAAAATGAATGTAGTTATTTTTATCCAATGTTTTGTTTAGGTGTAGCTGTTATGCAGATGAAGAGTCCTCCTGTCAACAGCCTCAGCTTGGACTTTCTCAATGAGATTTGCATCAACTTGGAAAAACTAGAGATGGACAAGAGTTGCAGAGGCCTCATCTTAACCTCTGTATTATATAGAATTCCTCTTAAAATGAAATAGATTTAGACCCGCATTttaccccaattttttttttgttatacagGGTCTCCCCAAGGTTTTCTCAGCTGGTCTGGATATCTTGGAGATGTATGGTAAGAGTCCAGAAAGCTGTGGGGCCTTCTGGAAGGCGGTTCAGGAAATGTGGCTGAAATTATACAGCTCCAACATGATCATAATAGCTGCCATCAATGTACGTGTAGTATGAAGCAAAAGCTATTTTCAGTCATTTCAGCCAATCCAATGACCTTGACTTGCAGTTTGCATTCATTCTAAGGGTTCCAGTCCTGCAGGTGGCTGTCTAATGTCATTGACATGTGACCATAGAATAATGGTGGACAACCCGCGGTACAGCATCGGCCTTAATGAGACTCAGCTTGGCATTGTGGCACCTTTTTGGTAACACTTAACCAATGTAATTGTGATGAAAGTCCCTCTTCACTATATTTGCTTTACTGCTCACAGGTTTAAGGACACCATGGCTAATACAGTAGGCCACCGGACCACTGAGATGGCCCTGGGTCTGGGGTTGCTCTACAACCCAACAGAGGCTCTGAAGATAGGACTAGTGGACCAGATAGTACCAGAAGATAAGCTCATGAGCACATCGGAGCAAATAATGGCCAAGTGGTTGGCCATTCCAGGTGTGTCATAGACATTCTATTTGCAAATGGTCGTATATTTGGCTTATGCAAGGCTTGAGAAAAGTGTCTTTTTTTATGAGGCAAATAGATTAATTGACAAAATGCAATTGAAGAGCAAACATTTGTCAAAACTTGCAATTTCTCACATTAAAGAGCATTGTGGTGGTCAATATTAATTGATAACAATGACCACCTGCCTAGTCAGTTAATGGCTTTGAAACGTTTTCCTGATCAAATCATTTTGTTGTATTACAGACCATGCCAGGCAAATCACCAAGTCCATGATGAGGAAGCCAACAATTGACAAGTTGACATCCCAAAGAGAGGCCGACATCCAACATTTCGTGAATTTCATCACAAAAGATTCAATCCAGAAGTCACTCCAGATGTATCTTGAGATGCTTAAAAAAAGGAAGGCTTAGTGAGGCTTTAAAGGTAACTAAAGCCGTGCTATCTGATATTGTAATGTCAATGTCTACGATTGCTACTACTTTGTGGACATTCAGTTTCATCAAGAGAATGGACATATCCATATATTGAAGGTCTACTAGTATGCAGTAAAATATTAAACTTGCTTAAAGGTGTGTACCTTGAGCAGGcaaaaattcaactttttagGTGTTTGCAACATCAACCTCAGAGCCTCATCATTGAAGTGCCTGGCCTCTTTGTATTAAGGTGAATTTTATCTTTTCCCCTGAATTTAATTCCATCATTCTTGATCTTGGTATCTACTACTAGCTAAATCATATGAAACATTCAAATgtgtacttgttttttttgtgtttatacaattattattgtacaaacacacaaaataaacaaattaaagttTTTCCCCCCGACCCCTCATACCAGAGGTGTTGTTTAATGTCACTGTTgatatatttacaaaaacaaatattaacagaatttcatttttagcatgtctgaaaataaaacattcactaTACAAACTCTACTTTATCTTGAGTTGTCCTGGCTTTTGCTTGCAGACCTTTAATGCATTGAAGAGCATTGTTTGACCATtatatatcattcattcatttgatttcCGAGCCGCTAATCCTCCCAAGGTTCGTGGGTTGAACTGTTTACATACcatgaaaaaaattgcataCAGTCAAAGTGTGACTATAGCCATAGTTCATTGAAATTGTTTATAAATACCTTGACTAAATCTTCTTTGTAAGGTCACCGAGTGTTTGTGTAAACATATCAGATATGCATGAAGTTACAAAAGACAGGTATGTACtactttttttccgtaaatagctttttttttaattgtgtcaCAGGAAAATCATAgattagagcagtgtttcccaaccttggTACCCTTGGTTCAGGCAGAAACAGGCTCATACAATAAGCTTCACCTCTACAGGAAAATGGTCGCTGACAGCCAATgcctaaaaaaggaaaatatatatttttaacaggCCCAAAAAGTTCCCAAGTATATTTTCTTCATGCCAGTGATTTAGTACTTGCTTGTGTGCCCCGGCACCAAGTTATTTCCATTACTGTGTCAACAAATCATCATCCAATATTTACCAAACTGAAGCTGAGATTTAGATCCACCATGAAGTCATACACCTTAGCACTGTGGTCCAATACCCCTTTTGCCATGTCATCAGTCACCACAATCCTAAAAATACATAGATTTTTACTCTTAAAGGGTAAATTATGTGTAAGagttcgaatggattggacgtttaactCATTCGATGGCATCACTGGGTTAATCAATGCATAGGTTCACTATTCCTTACATGTTACACTATCCTCGTGTATTCTGTGTATGTCTGGGATTATATTATGTAGAGTTGggtaacgagattaaaattttcaattttggAAAAACCAACATTTAAGAACTGCTATATTTTGTAAAAGTGTTCATCTAATATTGTATGCAACACCTGTACAAACGCATAACTTGTGTATGTACCTGTCATAAGCACAGTCAGTGTGTGAAACTGTGGTGTCGGCCTCGTTTCCGATCAGCCAATGGAAGTGCTTGTCTGTAAAGAGGCGAATCTGCACCCACTCTGAGTCTGTGACGTAATTGCAATCTGTATTAAAGTCCCCCAGAAGAATGATGTCCTGCAGAACAAgcgtatatttttaaattctatttttatacAATATTATGGTCCTTCTTgcctaaataaaataacactgACATTAGTCTTCCATCTCACGCGGACATCCATCACCACGTCGTACAGCTCGTCTACTTCATCTAAGGCGTAGTCTGGTGAAGTGTGTTGTGGGATCAGAACAAAGTTCCTAACAACTAGTAACAGAAAGGAATAATAAAACATTACATGTATTATTGTTTACAACTGTTATATATTGTTACTATATCACATTTAATATTTCcatatattaatatttaatattaatttacCTACCCGTGTCATTGGAGGAGAACATGACAATAAATGGCTCTCTCATGAATGTATCGTTTCCACAGGGCTCACAGCCATCATCATAAGTATAATTTTTGGCCACTGACACGGTTTCGTCTCTGGAAAGAATTGCgtaagttacattttttttcaaaaaatgttttactcattcactgccagtgaTCACTTGATATATATACCTGTACAAGAAAAGATATCTTTCCTTGTAAGAACTACGACCCAAAGGCTCACTGACGATGTGCTTGTACCGAAATGGTGGAGTTCGTCTGAGGAAAACAAAATGTCTGTTTTGGTGCACATTTAGTACATTTTTTATCTTGTTCTGTTGATATATTGTTACtataaacaacaacattacatttttaaatttagccTAACTTGTTGACATGCTGTAAGAGTTTCTTGGTGGCTGAGAGGTCATTGTCTCGGACTTCCTGGATCAAAATT is part of the Stigmatopora argus isolate UIUO_Sarg chromosome 14, RoL_Sarg_1.0, whole genome shotgun sequence genome and encodes:
- the eci1 gene encoding enoyl-CoA delta isomerase 1, mitochondrial produces the protein MAFRTAWRNKCILSGIFSQLSSSSHHGHGRLCASTVVSSQQRSNSSSSRIIVDLNQKTGVAVMQMKSPPVNSLSLDFLNEICINLEKLEMDKSCRGLILTSGLPKVFSAGLDILEMYGKSPESCGAFWKAVQEMWLKLYSSNMIIIAAINGSSPAGGCLMSLTCDHRIMVDNPRYSIGLNETQLGIVAPFWFKDTMANTVGHRTTEMALGLGLLYNPTEALKIGLVDQIVPEDKLMSTSEQIMAKWLAIPDHARQITKSMMRKPTIDKLTSQREADIQHFVNFITKDSIQKSLQMYLEMLKKRKA
- the dnase1 gene encoding deoxyribonuclease-1, which translates into the protein MTKGLNLLLLLKLRMNPVFNLVLLLTLAHLSSSLLLGAFNVKSFGDKKASNTTLMDVISKIIHRYDIILIQEVRDNDLSATKKLLQHVNKRTPPFRYKHIVSEPLGRSSYKERYLFLYRDETVSVAKNYTYDDGCEPCGNDTFMREPFIVMFSSNDTVVRNFVLIPQHTSPDYALDEVDELYDVVMDVRVRWKTNDIILLGDFNTDCNYVTDSEWVQIRLFTDKHFHWLIGNEADTTVSHTDCAYDRIVVTDDMAKGVLDHSAKVYDFMVDLNLSFSLALAVSDHFPVEVKLIV